The following is a genomic window from Hypomesus transpacificus isolate Combined female chromosome 14, fHypTra1, whole genome shotgun sequence.
TTTATGACCGTTTCTGAGGAAAAGGAATCATTTAAATTAAGTATTAATTGATATATTTTGGCTATATGGTTGTGCACATCATTTAATGATACAGCAGAACCATTGTGTATGGTTATGTCTTTTGGAGGAATGATTTTGAGATGGCTttttagtctgtgtgtgagaaggaAGATATCTGTATAAGGGTTATTTCTGTCAAGCTTCTTTACATACTATGAGTGGTTGAAAGCATGTTTACTCATATCTACGATTAATTTATTGATGTTTTAACGATCCTCTGTTGGCCAATCGCCATGAATTCTGAATCTTACTTTCTTTCCAACGGTCGTTAAAATCTGTGAACTGGATTGTATTATCTGAAGACATCTTGAACATACAGATGCAATTTTAGCAAAATGTTGAACAATGACTTGTGGATTGCTGTAATATTAGATCAGGATGTTAAAGTAACAGGCTACAGCTGAGTTTTAGGGGAAATCATTTCTGATAACGTGGAGGCGTCTGGTCCTTCTCAGCCAGTGAATCTTGATATACGAACAGGTGATGGTGCGGCATGCTGTAAGGCTACACCACTACAAGTCATACAATCACAAGCGATTCTCAGATACACCACTACAAGTCATACAATCACAAGCGATTCTCAGGTACACCACTACAAGTCATACAATCACAAGCGATTCTCAGATACACCACTACAAGTCATACAATCACAAGCGATTCTCAGGTACACCACTACAAGTCATACAATCACAAGCGATTCTCAAATGTTTTACTTCCTGTCAACACCAAATCTGGGACATAAATTCAATCTAATTAGACAGATTTTACCTCATTCTGCTTAACCTATAATCCTCAAACAATACTGCACATTTTCTTGTTTGTATTTTAGGACATATTGATGTTGTTATTATTGGCTTGCTAAGACTACTCTAGTGATGGGAGAACAGATGCCCCCTTCAGTGAAAGGTTAATGATAGCAGGTGCTGAAATCTTAAGAGTTGCTTAAAACCTCTTTGACTGTTCAGATGAACCAAGTTAAGGACTGAGAATACATGATTATTGCAGAGCCCTGTAATCACACAGTGACTTGACAGCTCTGTGCAACTCTGTTGAACCCCCTTGACAAAGAGCTGGCAGTCCGAGCCAGCGAGGACAGCCCTCAGCAGTTATTTTAGAGACGTGCTCTAAGGTCTTGGTCATCTCAGGGATGTTCCAGAAGGCCAATCTCCCTCCACCAGCTGTGGTGTTGGGTTACCATGACCTCCAGGAGACAAGCCTCCCGTAACACAGCTACTTAGGATGGGATCTGCCAACCGATTTAGATCTCTACCCAGCACTGATGATATGACAACTGTCTCCAAGGAAATATCCTGTTGGATTAAAAAGACTCAGGGGGTATTCTTGACCGAGGGAATGACAGAGTGTTTAAGTtcatgagaaagagagcagcCATGTTCAGTTGAGCCAGAATGAATATCCACACGTTTGGCCAGTTTGACCCTTTTTGAATTATTGCTATGAAATCGAATTTTGCAAGTTTATGGGATGCAATGTGATGTATGTTGCTGCATTTATTTGAATGTGGAAGTCCAGCTGTCAGAAACGTACATTTAAAACAACGCCTATGTGTAAAAACACATCAGAATGATTCCATTGTGATTAAACAAACGTGTAATGTCTAATGCAGGTCAGTCACTCTCCTAGTCCTGTTTTCCATCTGCAGGGAGTGAGCACGCCCAGCTGCCAAGATGACAGAGTAAGTACACAGGGTTACTTCATGTTTCTAAGCCAGATTACTGAATCAAAACATGTTCTCTAACACACTTGTCATCCGTTTACAGCAAACGAATGTCCATGAGCCGTAAGCACAACATTAAGGTGAGAGATCTCTTGAAGTGGTTTAGCTAAGAATTTTGTTTGCAGTGTTTCGTGAAGTGTTGTAGTGACAGTTCGAGTCGGAAAGTGAATCTGAAAGAGTGGTCGATTTGATTCCCAGAGCTGTATGTTGGGGGTTGCCAAGGACTTACTTGAGGCTGAAGCGAAAGaaaaggtggaagagaggaagaagtaCATGGAGGAGAACTGTCCTCCTCTGGACATGCCTCACTCCAAGGAGGAGCTCATGGTAAATACACACATCACGTTTAGCAACACTGACCACTTGTACTGTTCAGCTTAGCTTAGAATTGAAGTACCGAATGGTAGTTCCTtaaagtaaaaaacaaacaaacatgcttTATTCCACTTTAGGAATATTGCAGAAATTTGCACCAAAGTATTGAAGTCATTGATGAAGAGAGGTACATCTTAGAGTTCAAAGCAAACATGGTAGTGGAAGAGGTAAGGACTGTCTAGCCTATTACTTTCAGTAATTTAGTTTATGTGTCTATGATGGTCACCTAAATCATGAACTTTTCTGCTCCAAACTCAAATGACCAGGTTAAGGACCTGAACATCAAAATCATTGACCTGAAGGGCAAGTTCAAGAAGCCAGCTCTGAAGAAAGTGAGGATGTCAGCTGACGCAATGCTCAAGGCTCTGCTTGGCTCCAAACACACTGTGAACATGGATCTGAGGTCCAGCCTGAAACAAGTGAAGAAGGAGGTCAAGGAGGAGGTGAGAATTTACTGTTATAAACCTGACAAAGCCTTGAAGTGATTTAAGGTGGCCTCTCCAGACAGCAGCCCAAAAGGGATCTTAACCTAACTGGACAGAGCTGTGGACCTATCCTTATCTCTCTGTTCTACTACTGTATATATCTACGGTtatttcccctccccccccccccccctccccctgcaggacaAGCAGTTACGTGATGTTGGCGACTGGCGAAAGAACATTGAGGACAAGTCTGACATGGGAGGCAGGAAGAAGATGTTTGAGACTGATGCGTAGATTGAAAGATTGTAAGACCGAAATGGATTTAAGTTACTGATATCTTTGTTTTGAGTAAACTTGTCATGTGTCTTTCATTCAAACCGCATGCTGCCACCTGCTACTCTGTGTGAAGACCCGTCTCGACAGCGATGTCTGACCTTCGAGCGTTAGTCTTCAGTTTCACACTCAAGTCCTTCATGAACAGTCTGTAAGTCGTTTATATGTTCACAATCATGCAATGCTTTCTAATAAACTGTCCTGTGAAAATCAGTTGAtttcaatgtttgttttttgttctcgTCCTCCTCAAATGTTGTTCTTTGAAACCCGAGTCTGTATATCACCCAGCCTCTACAATGTTCCTCCCTACAGGACTTGTTGTGCATGTCAGTCACCCGTATCTTGTTCTTAATGCAACAGCTCACGTGTACTGCACTGcagtgggacacacacaggcggTCCTGTCAGATGTTCAGTCTTAATTGATTGGAATGTGTCTTGTATCTGTCAGATTAGCAACAGGCTGATGCCTCTGTAATATTACCTACTCTGTTGAAATATACCGTTAAAGTTTATTGTAGGAACAGTTTATTATTCACTTATGATGTTGTTTAAGAACATGTCTTTGAAATCACTTCAGTGACTGTTCGTAATTCCACTCTTGAGACCATGACGACTTTATATATCTTGAACATTGATGGTTTTGCTTGTTCCCAGTGCGCTAGGCCTGCTGTAGTGCTGGTGCTGACAGTAAGACAGTATCTGTGTAGAGCCTGATTTTGAAGCAATAGGACAGTCGAAGGGGAGTTTCATTATATGTTCACTTATTGGCACAATATCGTTAAGTCTTCTGTGTGCAACAGAACTCCTCTCAGCAGAAAGGTGAGAATACACTTTTCAGAATCTTGTTAACCAATGAAATCTTGCACATAATCTGCTTTTGACTTCATTTCCCCATTCAACAGGCACAGTGTATTCTGAAGGAGAGCTTTTGACATAAGGTAAATGTCTCGATTTGAAAACGTTTGTTTGTGCGCAATAGACAATATGCTTGACACAATACTAACACCGATCGCATTCATCACTCAAAATCTGAAAGTAACTGGCATGTATGGTGTACACCGTAAATTTGTAAACCATCCTAGTTAAATAAATGGGCAATACTACCATGTTAACAATCTGTAAAGGTTGGATATTTATACTGCTTGAGGGCTCCAGGGAGGGGGTTGTGTCTTGAGTTACAGAGGCTAGCTGAACCATTGGTCTACAGAGTCTCCGCTTCCATACTGATTTCCTGAGCCAACACAGAATGTGATTCAAACCCACATAGCAGTTAAGCCCCTGGGGCAAACCAGATTGAAGTCCTGCTCAGCTCTCTGTCCAATGTAGCAGGTAAGGTCacatcctgccctctcctcactatccacctctccacctggtctggtgtgcgttcagcatctctcctcactctctacctggtctggtgtgcgttcagcatcgctcctccctctccacctggtCTGGTGTGCGTTCAGCATCGCTCCTCCCTCTCAACCTGGTCTGGTGTGCGTtcagcatctctcctccctctccacctggtctggtgtgcgttcagcatcgctcctccctctccacctggtCTGGTGTGCGTTCAGCATCGCTCTTCACTCTCCACCTGGTCTGGTGTGCGTTCAGCatcgctcctccctctccacctggtCTGGTGTGCGTTCAGCATCGCTCTTCACTCTCCACCTGGTCCGGTGTGCGTtcagcatctctcctccctctccacttctCCACCTGGTCTGGTTTGCGTTCAGcatatctcctccctctctacctctctaactggtctggtgtgcgttcagcatctctcctccctctctacctggtctggtgtgcgttcagcatcgctcctccctctctacctggtctggtgtgcgttcagcatccctcctccctctctacctggtctggtgtgcgttcagcatcgctcctccctctccacctggtctggtgtgcgttcagcatctctcctccctctctacctggtctggtgtgcgttcagcatcgctcctccctctccacctggtCTGGTGTGCGTTCAGCATCGCTCTTCACTCTCCACCTGGTCTGGTGTGCGTTCAGCatcgctcctccctctccacctggtCTGGTGTGCGTTCAGCATCGCTCTTCACTCTCCACCTGGTCCGGTGTGCGTtcagcatctctcctccctctccacttctCCACCTGGTCTGGTTTGCGTTCAGcatatctcctccctctctacctctctaactggtctggtgtgcgttcagcatctctcctccctctctacctggtctggtgtgcgttcagcatcgctcctccctctctacctggtctggtgtgcgttcagcatctctcctccctctctacctctccacctggtctggtgtgcgttcagcatcgctcctccctctctacctggtctggtgtgcgttcagcatcgctcctccctctctacctggtctggtgtgcgttcagcatctctcctccctctttacctctccacctggtctggtgtgcgttcagcatctctcctccctctctacctggtctggtgtgcgttcagcatctctcctccctctctacctctccacctggtctggtgtgcgttcagcatctctcctccctctctacctggtctggtgtgcgttcagcatctctcctccctctctacctggtcTGGTGTGCGTTCAGCATCGTTCTTCACTCTCCACCTGGTCTGGTGTGCGTtcagcatctctcctccctctctacctggtctggtgtgcgttcagcatctctcctccctctcctccctctctacctggtctggtgtgcgttcagcatctctcctccctctctacctggtcTGGTGTGCGTTCAGCATCACCGGCATTTAAGCCATTCCTCtgttcctcctgttcctcctgttcTGGATTAGTCCTCTTCCCTTCTGGAAACTTGACATCAGACCACAGTACTCAGATCTCTGTGTGTTCATCAGAAAGACAGTGACATGGTCACAATGTGAACTTCACAGCACCAACCTTCTAGAGCAGAAATCTGTGCCAACAGGCACACTGAAACAAAGTTGGTGCTTGATATTACAAGAAGACATTTTCAATAATTAATAATTATTGCCTCCGTTTGTGATGTGAAACCACCAGTATGTTTGGTATATATATGAATGATGTTTTCCGATCCTTTGCATGAGTTGCATGATAATGCATATTGGTGTCTGATTGCAGATCGTGGCATTATCGCAATACCGCGTGTGCTACACCATTAATATATAAATCTTCAACAAATTTTGCGGTGTTTTAGATGGGAAGATAAAGCTTTGTCCAAAACTTATTTTTAGGACAgttttttgctttgtttttgATATCTACATAATATCTATATCTAATTTAGTATATGTATAAATACGTACATATTTAAAGTAAATTTACTGTCTTTACCATGTATCAATACACCCTTTGTGTCTTCAGACATAGCTCTTGTTTGTGTGATGTTGGTAGCAGAGTAACTTGACAGAGCAGAGGAGCATGATGTGGGGACAACACGACCCAGTCCCTCACAGTTTGGGCGTTCACTCCCTCACAGTTTGGGCGTTCACTCCCTCACAGTTTGGGCGTTCACTCCCTCACAGTTTGGGCGTTCACTCCCTCACAGTTTGGGCGTTCACTCCCTCACAGTTTGGGCGTTCACTCCCTCACAGTTTGGGCGTTCACTCCCTCACAGTTTGGGCGTTCACTCCCTCACAGTTTGGGCGTTCACTCCCTCACAGTTTGGGCGTTCACTCCCTCACAGTTTGGGCGTTCACTCCCTCACAGTTTGGGCGTTCACTCCCTCACAGTTTGGGCGTTCACTCCCTCACAGTTTGGGCGTTCACTCCCTCACAGTTTGGGCGTTCACTCCCTCACAGTTTGGGCGTTCACTCCCTCACAGTTTGGGCATTCACTCCCGGCTGTCTCAGTGATGCCGTCTAGTACCTTAAGGATTAGTAGCACATGCCAGAGTGTTGGGTTATTAATGACCCCCTGATGACAAGTGTGCCACAAGAGCAGTCCTTAGGAGACAGCTGGTTCCATTCTCTCACACGGGTCACTTCTAGAAGGGTCCGCCCTTCCTCCTTGAGCTCATCACGAGGTTCAGATGGGAAATGAAATATGCATCCTGCAGCAGGACTGGGATTCTGAGTCATActaatgtttctttttttgtttggttattattatattaaaatATGCAAAATTATAATAAAGATAAACTATCATATTTATCTTATGCAGGTCTGTTCCTTTGGTGTTGAGGACAACCAACTGGCCAAGAGGTCTGAGTGAGTCCTATAATGCATCACTGCAACTAACAACATTTAGTATCGATACAAAACATGACTTGAGCAGAAAGCAGAAAGTCTTGGTCTAGTTCTTTTCATCATCTTGCTCTCTACTGTTCCACATCTACAATGTGCTCCTTCTTTACTTTCACTCAGATCTTTATGTTCCGTTTTAGGAAGAAAATGTTGTCAAGCCGGAAGCATCATCTGAAGGTGAGGAGTTGTGcttccattttaaaggttgctGGTGTTAGTGGGCGGTGTAATCCCAATCCTgacctgtttctgtgtgttgccTAGAGCATGATGGCCCTGATCGCTAAAAGCCTGTAGAGGCAGAGGCTGTGGAGGCAAAGGAAGATAGAGTCAGGTACAtggtggaggcagaggaagatAGAGTCAGCTACATGGTTGAGGCAGAGGAAGATAGAGTCAGCTACAtggtggaggcagaggaagatAGAGTCAGCTACAtggtggaggcagaggaagatAGTCAGGTACAtggtggaggcagaggaagatAGAGTCAGCTACAtggtggaggcagaggaagatAGAGTCAGCTACAtggtggaggcagaggaagatAGAGTCAGCTACAtggtggaggcagaggaagatAGTCAGGTACAtggtggaggcagaggaagatAGAGTCAGGTACATGGAGGcaaactgccccccccctggaCCTGCACAGCTCATCTCAGGTGACAAATCAGGAAAAACAGGTTGAGATCTTTGATTATCACCTTGAAACGTCCTCAAAGGTTCTTCTCCTGCTGACCAACTGCAGGAACTGTGCAAAAAGATCCACCAGAGAGTGGATAAGATTGACGAGGAGAGATACGACTTGCCAAGTAAAGTTGGATAGTGTGAGAAAGAGGTGCGTCCATGCCCAGGATCCTGTTCAGAGTGTCTGCACAGGAAGCTCCGGCTGGCTGGCCGGCGGCAAGTCACACCCCGTCAGAAAGATGACTTGAAGATAAAAGTGCAAGAAGCCTGTTCTGAGGACAGTGAGGATGTCCACTGACTCCATGCTTCAGGCTCTGCTGGGCTCCAAGCACAAGGTGACCATGGACCTGAGAGCCAACCTCAAacaggtgaagaaggagctcaAGGAGGAGGCGAGAGGCCCAATTTCAAAACCTTGACCCTGAACTGACCTTTCCAGCATAACAGTGGCATGAACACTGGTCTCTCCTGAACTTGcgttctctcctgtcctcctaacCGGACAAAGATGCACTTGGTGACTGGCGTAAACACATTGAGGACAAGGCTGACAGGAAGAAGATGTTTGAGACATCCTTAAACCAGCTGCACAGCTCACAGTGTCTTAAGAACTCACCAACCCTGCTTTGACTTTGTCTTGGATGTATAATTGTGTTATGTTCACTTTCGCAAAAACTTTGATCCAAAGCAACATGCAGgatggatttgaacctcttgaTCTGTAATCACCCCTCCCCTGAGTGTGATGGTAGAAGTTAGATGGGGATGATTCATGTGAGCATGCGGCTAAACTTCACACTGGCCTTTCTCATCACTCTGTGTTTCTGATAACAGATGCACTTCCTCACTGTAAAGACGCATGTGAATAAGAATACATTATTCAAGATGCGGTTGTTTTCTAATAGTTCTTTTACTTCCATGGTTTTTTGACACAGCTCCATTTTAACTCGATCCTGATGTCACAGAACTGGATCAGTGTTTGCGTTGTACGCTTGTGCTCGTTGTCAAGGCTTGGGTAACAAGGCACAGACAAACTTTAATGCCAACTAATTAAATACACAGCAGGTTATTCTTGAAAGACTGTCATCCTTTAGATATTTCATCCTATGATCTTAATGATGAATCCATGCTACATTAGTTTGTCTGAGCTGTGGTCCACTTTCTCTAATCTGTGTCCTGTTCTTCTGCATCTCGCTCATTGGTGTCAGTACAAAACATTGAAATCTTCACAAATCTAGGAAATGATTATTAATTTCATGTGATATAAATTTACATTTGATTAATTGTaagtgaagttttcatatcACTTTTGTCTGATTCTTTACAGACTTACAGACAACTACCACAGTCTTGTCCTGTGTCAATGATAGAGTGCAGCGGAGGAGCAGTAAGGATGTGTCGCCCTCTACAGGTGAGTGATATAACCCTCTGGCAGTGTCCCACTCACACGTTCAGAGGTGTATCCTCCCTGACTAACGTTTACTCTGTGGCCATATCTGTTACTGTCTGGTCACTTTGCTTGATGTATGAcgatgtttagcttgtgttctgcacctctctgtcaccaaccgtctctggaggaggggatcccttaATGAATTGCTCTTCACAAGGTTTCTGACATTTTCTCTCAAATTCGTTATTCTGCgagtttttccttgttttccttCAGGGTTTAGGtttgttgaggggcagttctatgggtatatgtgaagccctctgtgacattgcttgtaaaaagggctatacaaatacatttgatttgatttttggTCAGAATGTAATGTACAGGTGGACTTGTAGTGTCCAGTTCTTAACTCTTTTACAAGATCTTTTAGGATCCTTTTATGGTATCTTGAAATCCCACATCTGGATTGACTTCAGCTACTCCACCCTAGTGTAGTCTCTGATCTTGATGCTCAGGAGAAAGTCGACTCACTGTTCAGATCACTCTTCATCCAGGTCTGCAGAGTACAATGTTCTACATGGATCAGGCTCAATGCTCTAGATGGATCAGGCTCAATGTTCTACATGGATCAGGCTCAATGCTCTAGATGGATCAGGCTCAATGCTAGTCTAGATGGATCAGGCTAAAAGCTAGTCTACATGGATCAGGCTCAATGCTAGTTTAGATGGATCAGGCTCAAAGCTAGTCTACATGGATCAGGCTCAATGCTAGTCTAGATGGATCAGGCTCAAAGCTAGTCTAGATGGATCAGGCTCAAAGCTAGTCTACATGGATCAGGCTCAATGCTAGTCTAGATGGATCAGGCTCAAAGCTAGTCTACATGGATCAGGCTCAAAGCTAGTCTAGATGGATCAGGCTCAAAGCTAGTTTACATGGATCAGACTCAATGCTAGTCTAGATGGATCAGGCTCAAAGCTAGTCTAGATGGATCAGGCTCAAAGCTAGTCTAGATGGATCAGGCTCTGTGTTCTACATGGATCAGGGTGGATGCAAATTAGAGAAACAAGAGATTTTTTCTGTGTGCTCCGGATAGAGACATCTTAATCAAGTGAAAACCAAACTCAAAGACAAATACTCGCCAGTTTCATTTGTTTTGGTGCTTCCTCAAACGCATGAAGTGAACACGGTCAGTTATCAGAAGTGAACACTGAACACGGTCAGTTATCAGAAGTGAACACTGAACACAGTCAGTTGTCAGAAGTGAACACGGTCAGTTATCAGAAGTGAACACTGAACACGGTCAGTTATCAGAAGTGAACACTGAACATGGTTAGTTGTCAGAAGTGAACACGGTCAGTTATAAGAAGTGAACACTGAACACGGTCAGTTATCAGAAGTGAACACTGAACATGGTTAGTTGTCAGAAGTGAACACGGTCAGTTATAAGAAGTGAACACTGAACACGGTCAGTTATCAGAAGTGAACACTGAACACAGTCAATTGTCAGAAGTGAACACGGTCAGTTATCAGAAGTGAACACTGAACACGGTCAGTTATCAGAAGTGAACACGGTCAGTTATCAGAAGTGAACACTGAACACGGTCAGTTATCAGAAGTGAACACGGTCATTTATCAGAAGTGAACACAGTCAGTTATCAGAAGTGAAGACAGTCAGTTATCAGAAGTGAACACGGTCATTTATCAGAAGTGAACACGGTCAGTTATCAGAAGTGAAGACAGTCAGTTATCAGAAGTGAACACGGTCAGTTATCAGAAGTGAACAAGTCAGTTATCAGAAGTGAACACGGTCAGTTATCAGAAGTGAACACGGTCAGTTATCAACCACAAGCCCTCTCTAGAACACAGCAGAGGACCTCATGATTGTCTTCAATGTGTTTAACCACTGGGGGCAAAAGAGCTGGGATTTACCACCAAAAAATCCTAAATAACATGTCGGGTTTTGTTATGTGTAGTTCCTCTTTAAGCATTTTAGAATTTAGTCCACTGTTTGTTAGATAGAAATGCCCCAAACAGTTCTCTTTTTTCATGAGCAAaaggacaaagacagagaccTGGGTGGCCTCCCCAGTTACAAGTCAAACATTGAATACACATAGAATAcagagcccccaccccccaccaaaCTGGCCTGTTTGCAAATTAACCTTGTATCATTCAGCCTGTTCTCCTTAACCATGCCTGTCTACTTTCTCCCCTCGTTGTTAAAACTGAACAAGTTTGTAGTGCATGGAGTTTGTGTAATTATAgatcagacaggacacacaggacgcTGAGGTACATCTCTGCGTTCTTTCTACCACCAAGAAGAACCACAAGATGTCAGTACATGACTTTCTGCTTGTTTCACTTCCttactcactctcactcttGCCTTTGACCTTCATTCTCAGCTGCCAACAAACATTTCTCTCTTGCCAACTGCTTTTCTCTCCAGAGTCAGCCTGTCACTATGTACAAACTGAGGAGGACTTGGTGAACTTGACACACACTCAAGGAGAAAACGTTACCCCCCCAGAATAGCATCTAAACACAACTATACGCCACCTTGACATCAATTAAGTCAATATCGGTATCAACTAATTGGAAGGAACATGGGTCTTCCTTTTGATGATCTGTGAACTGTGTTTGTTCATAAAGGCTTTCGTCATGTTCCGCCGTGTCTAACTGTAATCCTCTCCTCTGTTGCTCACTTGAAACTCGATCCCGTCTTTCAGATGAAATGGTCAGGAATGTCCTGTGTCCTACTGTATCGTGTATGGACCTCAAGGCTCCTACAGACCCGCAGATAACTCATTGGAGGAGACATTTTATGAGGCCAGGGAGAAACCGCCTATGGTATTTAAGGAGCTCGTGGGCCTATTGGTCTAAGATGTGTTCACACCCATAAACAGTACCTTGTTTTTCTGCTGAGCCAACACTTACCCACATAAAAACCCTGTAGATTTTTTCCACAGTCTGTGACTTGCCAGTGCTTCCCTTTCATCCACCAAgtgcctcctcacctcctcctctccttcttctctcatAGGTGAGAATCTGTGTGTTCCACTTGTTTTGTCTGCACTGGCTAAAAGGGAACTCTCTTTATTGGGTGATTGCACACATAAAACCGATGCCATTTCACCTGTACACCCTTAAAATACAGATTATCGTGTGTCATTCAGTTACAGTTTGTGAACATGTTGGTGGTAATTTTGTCAGGCCTTTGATCCTCAAAGCCAGTAGATGCTGACAGCTTCTCAGACAGCTGTAGAGTTATCTGATCCCAGACTGGCTTTGCTGGCTTGGGTTAGGAATTGTCACTCCTCTGGTACAGTACAGCAGCTCCTCTGGCTAACACAATAATATGCTGATAAAAGGGATAAATAACCATTGGACTCATTCAGATGAAACTAGCCTGCAGAACATGATGATCTAGAAAAGGACACAGATCGTCTGAGCTAGTCGTGACAGAGGCTCCAGTAGATGTGTTCCTGTTCGTAGGGTTCTACCTTCATCTCTGCCACAGTAGTTTGCATGTCCTGTTTCCAGATGAAAGATGCTTTTGTTTATGAGTCACAATCATTATTAA
Proteins encoded in this region:
- the tnni2a.2 gene encoding troponin I type 2a (skeletal, fast), tandem duplicate 2; translation: MTDKRMSMSRKHNIKSCMLGVAKDLLEAEAKEKVEERKKYMEENCPPLDMPHSKEELMEYCRNLHQSIEVIDEERYILEFKANMVVEEVKDLNIKIIDLKGKFKKPALKKVRMSADAMLKALLGSKHTVNMDLRSSLKQVKKEVKEEDKQLRDVGDWRKNIEDKSDMGGRKKMFETDA